From Schistosoma mansoni, WGS project CABG00000000 data, supercontig 0282, strain Puerto Rico, whole genome shotgun sequence, a single genomic window includes:
- a CDS encoding methyltransferase, putative: MSPDAFQKDVAQYGDCVIIDLGSFKNLTTVLKKGGVSQTRFGAMRHDDCVGKKYGSKIQTSHGYVYILALSPALWSETLPHRTQIIYPCDASLIVGGLDLVPGKWVFEAGTGSGSLTHFLAQAVLPHGHVYTFDFHSERVKLASEEFDSHSLGDVVKVNMRDVCSDYFPPIGSELNPNGVDAVVLDLPRPWVVIPHLGSILRLDSIGRVCLFSPCIEQVQRSCAALLESGFRHISTVECLEREYDVSRTTLNVPNMGQLSASIWLQSGFNEYMNSVSKSNKHLLPPPKTSEIKNLHCKRSNPNSELSKSINPKQLKGVEGSTKVENDFTWEPILQPKMPGHKGYITFATWIPSTQQNVSSTECTEFMPSIDE; the protein is encoded by the exons ATGTCTCCCGATGCATTTCAGAAAGATGTAGCGCAGTATGGAGATTGTGTTATAATCGATTTGGGGAGTTTCAAGAATTTAACTACAGTACTTAAGAAGGGTGGTGTGTCGCAAACACGTTTTGGAGCAATGAGACATGATGATTGTGTAGGAAAAAAGTATGGATCAAAG ATCCAAACATCGCATGGATATGTGTATATATTAGCGTTAAGTCCAGCCCTATGGTCAGAAACACTGCCCCACCGGACTCAAATAATTTATCCATGTGACGCAAGTTTAATTGTCGGGGGATTAGATCTGGTTCCTGGGAAATGGGTGTTCGAAGCTGGGACAGGCAGCGGATCATTGACTCATTTCTTAGCTCAAGCTGTATTACCCCATGGTCATGTTTATACGTTCGATTTTCATAGTGAACGTGTTAAGTTGGCGTCTGAAGAGTTCGAT TCACATTCACTTGGGGATGTTGTGAAGGTTAATATGCGTGATGTTTGTAGTGATTATTTTCCACCAATCGGGAGTGAACTAAATCCAAATGGTGTAGATGCTGTTGTCCTGGATCTGCCTAGGCCATGGGTAGTTATTCCGCATCTTGGATCTATCCTTCGTCTTGATTCAA ttGGTCGTGTGTGTTTATTCTCACCTTGCATCGAACAAGTTCAGAGATCTTGTGCAGCCTTACTAGAATCAGGTTTTAGACATATAAGCACAGTCGAATGTCTGGAAAGGGAATATGATGTGTCACGAACAACGTTGAATGTCCCAAACATGG GGCAACTAAGTGCTTCCATTTGGCTTCAGAGTGGTTTCAATGAATATATGAATTCTGTTTCGAAATCCAATAAACATCTGCTTCCTCCTCCTAAAACATCCGAGATAAAGAATCTTCATTGTAAACGCAGTAATCCAAATTCAGAGCTAAGTAAATCGATCAATCCTAAACAACTTAAAGGTGTTGAGGGTTCTACAAAAGTTGAAAATGACTTTACTTGGGAACCAATTCTACAA CCTAAAATGCCGGGTCATAAAGGTTATATAACTTTCGCCACATGGATACCTAGCACACAACAAAATGTTTCAAGCACAGAATGTACAGAATTCATGCCATCTATAGACGAATAA